In Lacrimispora indolis DSM 755, a genomic segment contains:
- the copZ gene encoding copper chaperone CopZ, with product MAKTVIKVDGMSCEHCVKAITNAVGAISGVSGVSVDLEGKTVTVDHDPDQASVQTIKSEIEDQGYDVVE from the coding sequence ATGGCAAAAACAGTAATAAAGGTAGATGGAATGTCATGTGAACACTGTGTTAAGGCAATCACAAATGCGGTAGGCGCCATATCCGGCGTATCCGGTGTATCAGTGGATCTGGAAGGAAAAACAGTAACCGTGGATCATGATCCGGACCAGGCTTCCGTCCAAACGATCAAATCTGAGATTGAAGATCAGGGCTATGATGTCGTTGAATAA
- a CDS encoding urease accessory protein UreH domain-containing protein, with protein sequence MGSAVRTKKIRIGGMTCISCQNKIEKKLRNTAGIEKAEVSYSTGTAAITFDTDIISYKSIVGIIEGLDYQVLTEHEQKGPDTSRAIGILLIIVSLYMLIQQFGLLNLLVPSQLADEKMGYGMLFVIGLVTSVHCVAMCGGINLSQCIPHSGEGGPEKSRFSTFRPTFLYNLGRVISYTAVGFLVGALGSVVTFSNTLQGVLKLLAGIFMVIMGINMLGIFPWLRRLNPRMPQIFARKIDKEKSKNNSPLIVGLLNGLMPCGPLQAMQIYALSTGNPFSGALSMFLFSLGTVPLMFGLGALSSALGKKFTGKVMTVGAVLVVVLGMSMFSQGLNLSGFQAPDIFSSGGGSAYAAGEQEKKADTKIEDGVQIINSTLSPGRYPNISVQKGIPVKWIIDAPKGSINGCNNRIIIRDLGIEYSFKTGENVIEFTPEKTGKISYSCWMGMIRGSIYVTEEGDTGNSAGSDEEGVLKQYAPEEPVAAGYTIPTDEIAVAEDAADEYGNTIQRITMELTDEGFKPAAAVVKSGVDVEWNIIDSTSDSTYGTELLVPDFATQLPLEKGENNLYFTPAGSFDFSTGDNAFYGYIKVVDDLNNIDMDGIKKEISSFKTMIWPEDTFQGAGGSCCG encoded by the coding sequence ATGGGATCTGCTGTAAGAACCAAAAAGATACGAATCGGCGGGATGACCTGCATAAGCTGTCAAAATAAAATTGAAAAAAAACTGAGAAACACGGCTGGAATCGAAAAAGCGGAAGTGAGCTACAGTACCGGAACTGCTGCCATTACTTTTGATACAGATATTATTTCGTATAAAAGTATTGTAGGGATCATTGAAGGTCTGGATTACCAGGTATTAACAGAGCATGAACAAAAGGGGCCGGATACCAGCCGGGCCATAGGGATTCTGCTCATCATTGTCTCCCTGTACATGCTGATCCAGCAGTTCGGACTTCTAAATCTGCTTGTCCCCAGCCAGCTTGCAGATGAAAAGATGGGCTATGGAATGCTGTTTGTCATCGGCCTTGTTACATCTGTTCATTGTGTGGCCATGTGCGGCGGCATCAACCTGTCCCAGTGTATTCCCCACAGCGGAGAAGGGGGTCCGGAAAAAAGCCGTTTTTCCACCTTCAGGCCGACTTTTCTTTATAACCTGGGACGGGTGATTTCTTATACTGCAGTAGGCTTTCTGGTAGGAGCCTTAGGCTCTGTGGTTACGTTCTCCAATACCCTTCAGGGAGTTTTAAAGCTGCTTGCCGGTATCTTTATGGTCATTATGGGCATAAACATGCTGGGAATTTTCCCATGGCTTCGCAGGCTGAATCCAAGAATGCCCCAAATTTTTGCAAGAAAAATTGATAAGGAAAAATCAAAAAACAACAGCCCTCTGATCGTAGGCCTGTTAAACGGCCTTATGCCCTGCGGACCATTACAGGCGATGCAGATTTATGCACTGTCTACAGGAAATCCTTTTTCCGGCGCGCTGTCCATGTTCTTATTCAGCCTGGGTACCGTACCCCTTATGTTCGGACTTGGTGCCCTTTCCTCTGCCCTTGGAAAAAAGTTTACAGGCAAGGTCATGACAGTGGGGGCTGTGCTGGTGGTGGTGCTTGGCATGTCCATGTTTTCCCAGGGGTTAAACCTATCGGGCTTTCAGGCGCCGGATATATTCTCCAGCGGCGGAGGCAGCGCCTATGCTGCAGGAGAGCAGGAGAAAAAGGCTGATACAAAAATAGAAGACGGAGTGCAGATCATAAACAGCACCCTTTCTCCGGGAAGATATCCAAATATCAGTGTCCAGAAAGGGATTCCGGTAAAATGGATCATTGATGCACCCAAGGGAAGCATAAACGGATGCAACAACCGGATCATCATCCGGGATCTTGGCATTGAATATTCTTTTAAAACCGGGGAGAATGTTATTGAATTTACCCCTGAAAAAACAGGAAAGATCTCATACAGCTGCTGGATGGGGATGATACGCGGATCCATCTATGTGACGGAAGAAGGAGATACAGGAAACAGTGCAGGCTCTGATGAAGAGGGCGTATTAAAACAATATGCACCGGAAGAGCCGGTGGCAGCCGGCTATACGATTCCAACAGATGAAATTGCTGTAGCGGAAGACGCTGCGGATGAGTATGGAAACACCATTCAGAGGATCACCATGGAGCTTACGGATGAAGGCTTTAAGCCGGCAGCGGCAGTGGTGAAATCCGGGGTGGATGTGGAATGGAATATCATTGACAGTACTTCTGATTCCACCTACGGAACGGAGCTTCTTGTTCCGGATTTTGCAACCCAGCTTCCACTTGAAAAGGGAGAAAACAACCTGTATTTTACACCGGCGGGAAGCTTTGATTTTTCCACAGGAGACAATGCCTTTTATGGGTATATCAAGGTTGTGGATGATTTAAATAACATAGATATGGATGGGATTAAAAAAGAAATAAGCAGCTTTAAAACCATGATCTGGCCCGAGGATACCTTCCAGGGAGCAGGCGGTTCCTGCTGCGGGTAA
- a CDS encoding bacteriohemerythrin gives MLWKDKYELGVPSIDVQHMELFQRVEVFMKVLRSSATWDEKVGKVNETLEFMNAYVVEHFRDEEAYQEKIGYPGREEHKKIHRDMVNYVLAVTEEYERSGYDEQLMQKFAGRLVAWLINHVAAEDQRIASYAISKGVAEND, from the coding sequence ATGCTTTGGAAGGACAAGTATGAGCTGGGAGTTCCATCGATTGATGTACAGCATATGGAACTGTTTCAGCGGGTGGAGGTTTTTATGAAAGTGCTGCGCTCATCTGCTACCTGGGATGAGAAAGTAGGAAAGGTGAATGAAACCCTGGAATTTATGAATGCATATGTTGTAGAGCATTTCCGTGATGAGGAAGCATACCAGGAGAAAATCGGTTATCCGGGCAGAGAAGAGCATAAGAAGATCCATAGGGATATGGTGAATTATGTTCTTGCGGTAACGGAAGAGTATGAGCGCAGCGGTTATGATGAGCAGCTGATGCAGAAGTTTGCAGGCAGGCTTGTGGCCTGGCTCATCAACCATGTGGCGGCGGAAGATCAGCGCATTGCCTCCTATGCAATTTCAAAGGGGGTAGCTGAGAATGACTGA
- a CDS encoding DUF2318 domain-containing protein, which produces MLRKFQNGYDKKNGGKPSPFPMRLALFVIAAAALTACGPKEKVEKTEPAPASAESSQKEGTGEALVIPVKDISSTAQFYPVDVDGTKMEVIAVKAPDGTIRTAFNTCQVCYDSGRGYYKQEKDVLVCQNCGNRFPMSRVEVEAGGCNPWPIFDEDKTVTDESITISNDFLKESKEIFANWKSTY; this is translated from the coding sequence ATGTTACGGAAATTTCAGAATGGATATGATAAGAAAAACGGAGGGAAACCCAGTCCGTTTCCAATGAGGCTGGCGTTGTTTGTGATAGCTGCCGCAGCTCTGACCGCCTGCGGGCCAAAGGAAAAGGTGGAGAAGACAGAACCGGCACCGGCATCGGCAGAAAGCAGCCAAAAGGAAGGGACCGGAGAAGCCCTTGTGATTCCTGTAAAAGATATTTCAAGTACGGCTCAATTTTATCCTGTTGATGTAGACGGCACCAAGATGGAGGTCATTGCGGTCAAGGCCCCGGATGGAACCATCCGGACGGCGTTTAACACCTGTCAGGTATGTTATGACTCAGGAAGAGGATACTATAAGCAGGAGAAAGATGTTCTGGTTTGCCAGAACTGCGGGAACCGCTTTCCTATGAGCCGGGTGGAAGTGGAAGCAGGAGGCTGCAATCCCTGGCCCATATTTGACGAGGATAAGACCGTGACAGACGAGTCCATCACGATCTCTAATGATTTCCTCAAGGAATCCAAGGAGATATTTGCAAACTGGAAGTCTACTTATTAA
- a CDS encoding winged helix-turn-helix transcriptional regulator, with protein sequence MNRDCTNYHCPVDATLDMIGGKYKALILWHLISNTLRFGELRKLIPQATPKMLTQQLRELEEDHLITRTVYPVVPPKVEYALSDLGNSIRPILEAMYNWGADYLSQNGITVCCSMKFPS encoded by the coding sequence ATGAACCGAGACTGTACAAATTATCATTGCCCGGTGGATGCCACATTAGATATGATCGGAGGAAAGTACAAGGCCCTCATCTTATGGCACTTGATCAGCAATACCCTCCGGTTTGGAGAGTTGCGAAAGCTCATCCCCCAGGCCACGCCCAAAATGCTCACCCAGCAGCTGCGGGAACTGGAAGAAGATCATCTGATCACCCGTACCGTGTATCCGGTGGTGCCGCCAAAAGTGGAGTATGCCCTGTCTGATTTAGGAAACAGCATCCGCCCTATTCTGGAGGCCATGTATAACTGGGGAGCAGACTACTTAAGCCAGAATGGCATTACAGTATGCTGCTCCATGAAGTTTCCTTCTTAA
- a CDS encoding chemotaxis protein CheX, with product MTDLYGPFLEATRNVFKLMLELNDVSDHPADSFACEEELDVSIGFIGDLKGEVVYRLPHETSLGIVNIMSGMEFDSVDDFVTSAVSEIANIISGNVLTMLAGEDLTCDILPPVLRDPDENGEYAFHTACCVTTSIGDVCLDIRLNQAQ from the coding sequence ATGACTGACCTTTACGGCCCTTTTTTAGAAGCAACCAGGAATGTATTTAAGCTGATGCTTGAGCTTAATGATGTTTCCGACCACCCGGCGGACTCCTTTGCATGTGAAGAGGAATTGGATGTTTCCATCGGCTTTATCGGAGACCTTAAGGGGGAAGTGGTTTACCGGCTCCCTCATGAGACATCTCTTGGCATTGTAAATATTATGAGCGGAATGGAATTTGATTCAGTGGATGATTTTGTTACTTCTGCCGTATCTGAAATAGCCAACATTATCAGCGGAAATGTCCTTACCATGCTTGCAGGCGAGGATTTGACCTGTGATATCCTTCCTCCGGTTCTTCGGGATCCTGATGAAAACGGAGAATATGCATTCCATACGGCCTGCTGCGTGACGACTTCCATCGGAGATGTCTGTCTTGATATAAGGCTTAATCAGGCGCAGTGA
- a CDS encoding response regulator transcription factor yields the protein MLKSSKNVLVVDDEPKILEVVCLLLESKGFRTFPAENGRKALEIFDSENISLIILDLMMPDISGEEVCMTIRKKSRVPIIMLTAKVDETDVVEGLGIGADDYVVKPFGLKELYARVEAVLRRTESDLVPLVKRNSWRNGDLVIDFEKNEVRKKGVSLTLTPSELKILSVLIKYPGKVFTREELIETALDKGFAGYDRAIDSHIKNIRKKVEDDPKNPVYVRTIPGLGYKFGGDGE from the coding sequence ATGCTTAAGAGCAGCAAAAATGTGCTGGTTGTGGATGATGAACCAAAAATTCTGGAAGTAGTCTGCCTGCTTTTGGAGAGTAAGGGATTTCGCACATTCCCCGCAGAAAACGGCAGAAAGGCCCTGGAAATATTTGATTCTGAAAATATTTCCCTTATTATTCTGGACCTGATGATGCCGGATATCTCAGGAGAAGAGGTCTGTATGACCATACGCAAAAAATCCCGTGTTCCCATCATCATGCTGACTGCCAAGGTGGATGAAACCGATGTGGTGGAGGGCCTGGGTATTGGGGCGGATGACTATGTGGTGAAGCCCTTTGGCTTAAAAGAGCTGTATGCCAGGGTGGAGGCCGTTCTCCGCCGGACGGAAAGCGACCTGGTGCCCCTTGTCAAGAGGAATTCCTGGAGAAACGGGGATCTGGTGATCGATTTTGAGAAGAATGAGGTCCGTAAAAAAGGGGTGAGCCTGACTCTTACACCAAGCGAATTAAAAATCCTGTCTGTGCTCATCAAGTATCCGGGAAAGGTCTTTACCAGAGAAGAACTGATTGAGACGGCTTTGGACAAGGGCTTTGCCGGATATGACAGGGCCATTGACAGCCACATTAAAAACATCAGAAAAAAGGTGGAGGACGACCCTAAAAATCCAGTGTATGTGCGGACAATCCCAGGGCTGGGGTATAAATTCGGAGGGGATGGAGAGTGA
- a CDS encoding shikimate kinase: MRELNEVRKDLDRCDTELLKLLMQRLGCAAEIMEYKKEHGLPIFLPEEEAVRHDSLLAEIGEHPYCAELLRIFKQIREESKCVQSKSLIDHNIALIGFMGTGKSTVSKYLKDVLAMNEVDVDAMIVEDQKMPIKDIFAQYGEEYFRNCESSAILSLQNCRQTIISCGGGAVMREENVKNLKKGSRIVLLTASPESILERVKGDGGRPILNGNMNVEFIKELMAKRKDFYEKAADIIIETDHKSVDRICEELITSLVQFEQRFS; this comes from the coding sequence ATGAGAGAGCTGAATGAAGTAAGAAAAGATTTGGACCGCTGTGATACGGAGCTTTTAAAGCTTCTGATGCAGCGCCTTGGCTGCGCGGCGGAGATCATGGAATACAAAAAGGAACACGGGCTGCCCATCTTTTTGCCGGAAGAGGAAGCTGTCCGGCATGACAGTCTGCTTGCAGAGATCGGAGAACATCCTTACTGTGCCGAACTATTGAGGATATTTAAACAGATCCGCGAGGAAAGCAAGTGTGTACAAAGCAAAAGCCTGATTGATCATAACATCGCATTGATCGGGTTTATGGGAACAGGAAAAAGTACGGTATCCAAATATTTAAAGGATGTGCTGGCCATGAATGAGGTGGATGTGGATGCCATGATCGTGGAAGACCAGAAGATGCCTATTAAGGATATCTTTGCACAATACGGAGAGGAATACTTCAGGAACTGCGAAAGCAGTGCGATCCTCAGTCTGCAAAACTGCCGCCAGACCATTATTTCCTGCGGAGGCGGTGCGGTAATGCGGGAAGAAAATGTGAAAAATCTCAAAAAAGGAAGCCGCATCGTGCTTCTGACCGCCAGTCCTGAGTCCATATTGGAACGGGTAAAGGGTGATGGCGGGCGTCCGATTTTAAATGGAAATATGAATGTGGAATTCATAAAAGAGCTTATGGCAAAACGTAAGGATTTTTATGAAAAGGCGGCTGATATCATCATAGAAACGGATCATAAAAGTGTGGACCGGATATGCGAAGAACTCATCACATCCCTGGTGCAATTTGAGCAGCGGTTTTCTTGA
- a CDS encoding methyl-accepting chemotaxis protein, which translates to MKSFKDFSISRKLLTGFLSLTLIMLLVGGAGIAGLARISQMDTYLYKEQTAPMKDLMAAVESLYQFRVDSRAMVIYAGDAQKLDELEQSFDLGSERFLASTASYRETITSPDSLALLDETISLFNNAFKPAVEKCLEVANAGDGTAAWDALYEETNNIQKMFDNFNMLIDTRMAEAGETNEVNNATALWLTVVLVLFIVLGAGVAIILGSKISKMISRPIGQVVDAADRIALGHVDVALSDIDSKDEIGQLANAFTKMIESIGKQVDAADRISNGDFTREVPLRSEQDILGLALQKIRRDLNQTLLLISSSSEQVNAGAEQVSAAAQALASGTAEQAATIEELNASVSSVAGQTEQNAENVQKAAEYVGQAGAGVNESNEYMRKLNMAMKEIGSASDKISSITKVIEDIAFQTNILALNAAVESARAGEAGKGFAVVADEVRSLAGKSAEAAKQTADLITRSVTSVAEGERLADETAKVLQEVAEKAVLVEKAIKEIEESSFYQVQAIEQINQGLSQVSSVVQNNAATAEESSSSSEELAAQAQMLQQEVSRFRLLKEDYNFTGSRLG; encoded by the coding sequence ATGAAAAGCTTTAAAGATTTCAGTATTTCACGGAAATTGCTGACAGGGTTTTTGAGCCTGACCCTTATTATGCTGTTGGTAGGAGGCGCAGGGATTGCCGGACTGGCCAGGATCAGCCAAATGGATACTTACTTGTATAAAGAACAGACAGCACCAATGAAAGATCTGATGGCTGCGGTTGAAAGCCTGTATCAGTTCCGGGTGGATTCCAGAGCCATGGTGATCTATGCCGGAGATGCCCAGAAGCTTGATGAGCTGGAGCAAAGCTTTGATCTTGGATCAGAGAGGTTTCTTGCCAGCACGGCGTCTTACCGGGAGACCATTACCAGCCCTGATTCTCTTGCCTTGTTGGACGAGACAATTTCCCTGTTTAACAATGCTTTTAAACCGGCAGTAGAAAAGTGCCTGGAAGTGGCAAATGCCGGGGATGGAACTGCCGCATGGGACGCGCTCTATGAGGAAACAAATAATATACAGAAAATGTTTGATAATTTCAACATGCTCATAGACACTCGGATGGCTGAAGCCGGAGAGACAAATGAAGTCAATAACGCGACTGCATTGTGGCTGACTGTTGTTCTGGTTCTTTTTATTGTGTTGGGAGCCGGTGTAGCCATAATTTTAGGGTCAAAAATTTCAAAGATGATCAGCCGGCCGATCGGCCAGGTAGTGGATGCTGCCGACCGGATTGCATTAGGCCATGTGGATGTAGCGCTTAGTGATATTGATTCAAAGGATGAAATCGGTCAGCTTGCAAATGCCTTCACCAAAATGATCGAAAGCATTGGAAAGCAGGTTGATGCTGCGGACAGGATCAGCAACGGCGATTTTACCAGGGAAGTGCCCCTACGTTCTGAGCAGGATATCCTTGGGCTTGCACTGCAGAAGATCAGAAGGGATTTGAACCAGACCCTCTTATTGATAAGCTCTTCCTCTGAACAGGTCAATGCGGGAGCAGAACAGGTTTCCGCTGCAGCACAGGCTTTAGCCTCCGGCACAGCCGAGCAGGCGGCTACGATTGAGGAACTGAATGCCTCTGTCTCCAGTGTGGCAGGGCAGACGGAACAAAATGCAGAAAATGTGCAAAAGGCTGCAGAATATGTTGGGCAGGCCGGAGCAGGAGTGAATGAGAGCAACGAATACATGCGGAAGCTTAATATGGCAATGAAGGAAATCGGATCAGCTTCTGATAAGATATCAAGCATTACAAAGGTAATTGAAGACATTGCCTTCCAGACAAACATTCTTGCCCTAAATGCTGCTGTTGAATCCGCCCGCGCAGGAGAAGCCGGCAAAGGCTTTGCGGTTGTAGCTGATGAGGTCAGGAGCCTTGCCGGTAAATCTGCGGAAGCGGCAAAGCAGACCGCTGATTTAATCACACGTTCTGTTACAAGCGTTGCAGAAGGGGAACGGCTGGCAGATGAAACCGCAAAAGTACTTCAGGAGGTAGCAGAAAAGGCAGTGCTTGTAGAAAAGGCTATCAAGGAAATAGAAGAATCCTCTTTCTATCAGGTGCAGGCAATAGAGCAGATCAACCAGGGTTTATCCCAGGTGTCTTCCGTTGTCCAGAATAACGCTGCCACCGCAGAAGAAAGCTCCTCTTCCAGCGAAGAACTGGCTGCCCAGGCGCAGATGCTTCAACAGGAAGTGAGCAGGTTCCGGCTTTTAAAGGAAGATTATAATTTTACCGGCTCCCGTTTGGGCTGA
- a CDS encoding heavy metal translocating P-type ATPase, with product MESQILNIRGMTCAACAQRIEKTVRKLSGISQATVNLASEKLFVEYDSSALELSAIKAAVSKIGYEVVEKSENANVTIPIGGMTCAACAQRVEKAVGKLEGVVSASVNFATEKATVTYDPQKIRMSAIRAAIEKAGYKALEANKADAADEDRARKQREIKTLWTKFIVSAVFSVPLLYVAMAPMIKFIQLPFPAGIAPMEYPLIYAMVELLLVAPVIGVGYKFYTIGFKALFQRSPNMDSLIAVGTTAAVLYSIYNMFQIAEGHFMAVDSLYFETAGVIITLILLGKSLEAVSKGRTSEAIKKLMGLAPKTAIIVEDGVEKEIPIDEVEIGDMILVKPGEKIPVDGTVLGGHTAIDESMLTGESMPVDKKEGDQVYAASLNTTGTIRFRAEKIGSDTALAQIIKLVEDAQGSKAPIAQMADIVSGYFVPVVCVIALLSGIAWYIGTAGDLKFALTIFISVLVIACPCALGLATPTAIMVGTGKGAENGILIKGGEALETAHKISTIVFDKTGTITEGKPTVTDVVTAEGLSKELLLQLTASAEKGSEHPLGQAIVHGAEDAGLTLLAAENFESLTGRGIEAKINGEDILAGNRKLMVERDISLTGMEEASDQLAGEGKTPMYVAINGNLAGIVAVADVVKESSRAAIEQLHKMGIEVAMITGDNKRTAEAIAKEVGIDRVLSEVLPQDKSDEVRKLQAEGRKVAMVGDGINDAPALAQADIGIAIGSGTDVAMESADIVLMRSDLMDVPTAINLSKQTIRNIKQNLFWAFGYNVIGIPIAAGLLHLLFNGPLLNPIFAAAAMSLSSVSVLTNALRLKRFKPTTGTR from the coding sequence ATGGAAAGTCAAATTTTAAATATAAGAGGCATGACCTGTGCAGCCTGTGCACAGAGGATTGAAAAGACAGTACGGAAGCTTTCCGGCATCAGTCAGGCCACTGTAAACCTGGCAAGTGAAAAGCTTTTTGTGGAATATGACAGCAGTGCTCTTGAGCTTTCCGCCATTAAGGCAGCCGTGTCAAAGATCGGGTATGAGGTGGTTGAAAAATCAGAAAATGCCAATGTAACCATACCCATCGGCGGAATGACTTGCGCGGCCTGTGCCCAGCGTGTGGAAAAGGCTGTAGGAAAGCTGGAAGGTGTGGTAAGCGCATCGGTGAATTTTGCAACGGAAAAAGCTACGGTTACTTATGATCCCCAGAAGATCCGGATGTCAGCCATACGGGCAGCTATTGAAAAGGCAGGATATAAGGCCCTGGAGGCAAATAAGGCAGATGCAGCGGATGAGGACCGGGCCCGCAAGCAGCGGGAGATCAAGACTCTTTGGACGAAGTTCATTGTGTCAGCAGTGTTTTCCGTGCCACTTCTCTACGTTGCCATGGCACCCATGATCAAGTTCATTCAGCTGCCCTTCCCGGCAGGGATCGCTCCCATGGAGTACCCCTTAATCTATGCTATGGTAGAGCTTTTGCTGGTGGCTCCGGTCATAGGCGTTGGTTATAAATTTTATACCATTGGTTTTAAAGCCCTGTTCCAGAGAAGTCCGAACATGGATTCCCTGATCGCTGTAGGAACCACGGCTGCTGTTCTTTACAGCATCTACAACATGTTCCAGATTGCAGAAGGTCATTTCATGGCAGTGGATTCTCTGTATTTTGAAACGGCGGGAGTCATCATCACCCTGATCCTGCTGGGAAAATCCTTAGAGGCTGTTTCAAAGGGCAGAACCAGTGAGGCTATTAAAAAGCTCATGGGTCTTGCGCCTAAGACTGCAATTATTGTGGAAGACGGTGTGGAAAAGGAAATTCCTATTGACGAAGTAGAAATCGGTGATATGATTTTAGTAAAGCCTGGTGAAAAAATTCCCGTAGACGGGACCGTGTTAGGCGGCCACACTGCCATTGATGAATCCATGCTTACCGGTGAAAGCATGCCGGTGGATAAAAAAGAAGGAGATCAGGTTTATGCCGCATCTTTAAATACAACAGGAACCATCCGGTTCAGAGCGGAGAAGATCGGCAGTGACACCGCCCTGGCTCAGATCATCAAACTGGTGGAGGATGCGCAAGGGTCAAAGGCACCCATCGCACAGATGGCTGATATTGTTTCCGGCTATTTCGTTCCCGTAGTTTGTGTGATCGCTCTTCTTTCCGGTATTGCCTGGTATATCGGCACAGCCGGAGACTTGAAGTTTGCCCTTACCATATTTATCTCAGTTCTGGTCATCGCCTGCCCCTGTGCCCTGGGTCTTGCAACACCCACTGCCATCATGGTGGGAACAGGAAAGGGTGCGGAAAACGGCATTTTGATCAAGGGCGGAGAAGCTCTTGAAACGGCCCATAAGATCAGCACCATTGTATTTGATAAAACAGGAACCATTACCGAAGGAAAACCAACAGTGACCGATGTTGTGACCGCAGAAGGGCTTTCTAAAGAGCTGCTGCTGCAGCTTACGGCTTCTGCTGAAAAAGGCTCTGAGCACCCCCTTGGCCAGGCAATTGTCCACGGTGCGGAAGATGCAGGACTTACCTTATTGGCGGCGGAGAATTTTGAGTCTCTCACCGGACGGGGTATTGAAGCGAAAATCAACGGGGAAGATATCCTTGCGGGAAACCGGAAGCTGATGGTTGAACGGGACATCTCCTTAACAGGAATGGAAGAAGCGTCTGACCAGCTGGCAGGAGAAGGAAAAACGCCTATGTATGTGGCCATTAACGGCAATCTGGCCGGTATTGTAGCTGTTGCTGACGTTGTGAAGGAATCCAGCCGGGCAGCGATTGAACAGCTCCATAAGATGGGCATAGAAGTAGCTATGATCACCGGAGACAATAAGAGGACCGCAGAGGCCATTGCAAAAGAGGTGGGAATCGACCGGGTGCTGTCCGAGGTTCTTCCTCAGGATAAATCCGATGAGGTGAGAAAACTGCAGGCCGAGGGCCGCAAGGTGGCTATGGTCGGTGACGGGATCAATGATGCTCCTGCTCTGGCCCAGGCTGATATCGGCATTGCAATCGGTTCCGGTACAGACGTAGCCATGGAATCCGCTGACATCGTTCTCATGCGTTCTGATTTAATGGATGTGCCTACAGCAATTAATTTAAGCAAGCAGACCATCCGCAATATCAAACAAAACCTTTTCTGGGCATTTGGTTATAATGTAATCGGGATCCCCATCGCTGCAGGGCTTTTGCATCTGCTCTTTAACGGGCCCCTTCTTAACCCCATTTTTGCGGCGGCAGCCATGAGCTTAAGCTCTGTTTCTGTGCTGACCAATGCATTGCGGCTGAAAAGATTTAAACCAACCACAGGAACGAGGTGA